From the Anaerolineales bacterium genome, one window contains:
- a CDS encoding DEAD/DEAH box helicase family protein, protein MKTSPILNSPYYEPTRHFAADQRGLSDEIIEGRRPSSFYIPVPRARNRKQQLELADAEGAFGEELQQENEFINKVRGKVGDWRAAEYPGITRTSRELLLYWRDESRENKLFFCQIEALETLIYINEVAEKAGEAWAIAALTKANQEANPGLYRLAFKMATGTGKTVVMAMMIAYNTLNKVRYPADTRFTDTFVIITPGITIRDRLRVLQPSEQKNYYRERDIVSHHDMEQLQAAKILITNYHQLELRSNPRIKMGAVLKSTGLIDEQVTKESATAMVNRAFKSIAGKSRVLVINDEAHHCYQARPSEEKLAGDDRKEADENNAEARVWINGIKALAEKIEVNAVIDLSATPYFLRGSGYPEGTMFPWTLYDFSLLDALESGVVKIPRLPVESDTIRQEEMPEFRNLWVHVRDELPKRGLRTGDYDLSKVDLPTKLSAALLSLYGNYEKNYQKYEIASQPASQPASQPASQPASQPASQPASQPASQPASQPASQPCS, encoded by the coding sequence ATGAAAACGTCACCAATTCTCAATTCTCCATATTACGAGCCCACTCGGCACTTCGCTGCCGACCAGCGCGGCTTGAGCGACGAAATTATCGAAGGCCGCCGGCCAAGCAGCTTCTACATCCCTGTACCGCGTGCCAGGAATCGTAAACAACAATTGGAACTGGCCGATGCGGAAGGCGCCTTTGGCGAAGAACTCCAGCAAGAAAACGAATTCATCAACAAGGTCCGGGGGAAGGTAGGCGACTGGCGGGCAGCCGAGTATCCTGGCATTACGCGCACTTCGCGGGAACTGCTCTTGTATTGGCGGGATGAAAGCCGGGAGAACAAGCTGTTCTTCTGCCAGATTGAAGCGCTGGAAACCCTTATCTACATCAATGAGGTGGCTGAAAAAGCCGGGGAGGCCTGGGCAATCGCCGCACTCACCAAAGCGAACCAGGAAGCCAACCCCGGCTTGTACCGCCTGGCCTTCAAAATGGCAACCGGCACCGGCAAGACAGTGGTTATGGCGATGATGATCGCCTACAACACCTTGAACAAGGTGCGCTATCCGGCGGACACTCGTTTCACGGATACCTTTGTCATCATCACGCCCGGCATCACCATCCGCGACCGTCTGCGCGTGCTGCAACCCAGCGAGCAAAAGAACTATTACCGCGAACGCGACATTGTTTCCCATCACGATATGGAGCAGTTGCAGGCGGCAAAAATCCTGATCACCAACTACCACCAACTGGAACTGCGCAGCAATCCGAGAATCAAAATGGGGGCCGTGCTAAAGTCCACCGGGCTGATTGATGAACAAGTGACGAAAGAATCAGCCACCGCAATGGTCAACCGCGCTTTCAAGTCGATTGCCGGCAAGTCCCGAGTGCTGGTCATCAACGATGAGGCGCACCACTGTTACCAGGCCCGCCCCAGCGAAGAGAAGCTGGCTGGCGACGACCGCAAAGAAGCCGATGAGAACAATGCAGAAGCCCGCGTGTGGATAAACGGCATTAAAGCCCTGGCAGAAAAAATCGAGGTCAATGCCGTGATCGACCTCTCCGCCACGCCCTACTTCCTGCGCGGCTCCGGCTATCCGGAGGGCACGATGTTCCCCTGGACGCTATATGACTTTTCACTGCTAGACGCGCTGGAAAGCGGAGTTGTGAAAATTCCACGGCTGCCGGTGGAATCAGACACCATCCGGCAAGAGGAAATGCCAGAATTCCGCAACCTCTGGGTACACGTGCGCGACGAACTGCCCAAGAGGGGCCTCCGCACCGGAGACTACGATCTCTCCAAGGTGGATTTGCCGACCAAGCTCTCCGCGGCCCTGCTCTCGTTGTATGGAAATTACGAAAAAAATTATCAAAAGTATGAAATAGCCAGCCAGCCAGCCAGCCAGCCAGCCAGCCAGCCAGCCAGCCAGCCAGCCAGCCAGCCAGCCAGCCAGCCAGCCAGCCAGCCAGCCAGCCAGCCAGCCAGCCAGCCAGCCAGCCAGCCATGTAGTTAG
- the radC gene encoding DNA repair protein RadC produces the protein MSTPYRIADLPSAERPRERLRQQGARSLSTAELLAVLLRTGVPGESAVRLGERLLSHFGGLAGLQRADFDDVKSQHGLGEAKAATLKAAIELGRRLAVQEPGERPAIASPADAAALVQYEMAGLEQEHLRAILLDTRNKVIAIDEVSQGTLNSAQVRMAELFKAAIRRNAAALILVHNHPSGDPTPSADDIALTRQVREAGRLLEIEVLDHLIIGQGRYVSLKEQKLAF, from the coding sequence ATGAGCACTCCATATCGCATTGCTGATTTGCCTAGCGCCGAACGACCGCGGGAGCGCCTGCGCCAGCAGGGCGCCCGCTCGCTGAGCACCGCTGAACTGCTGGCCGTGCTGCTGCGCACCGGCGTGCCGGGCGAAAGCGCCGTGCGCCTGGGCGAGCGGCTGCTGAGTCACTTCGGCGGTCTGGCCGGCCTGCAGCGCGCCGACTTTGACGATGTCAAGAGCCAGCACGGCCTGGGCGAAGCCAAGGCGGCCACGCTCAAGGCGGCCATCGAACTGGGCCGCCGCCTGGCCGTGCAAGAGCCGGGCGAACGCCCCGCCATCGCCAGCCCGGCGGACGCCGCCGCCCTGGTGCAGTACGAGATGGCCGGGCTGGAGCAGGAGCACCTGCGCGCCATCCTGCTGGACACGCGCAACAAGGTCATCGCCATCGACGAGGTCTCGCAGGGCACGCTCAACTCCGCCCAAGTGCGCATGGCCGAGCTGTTCAAAGCCGCCATCCGCCGCAATGCCGCCGCGCTGATCCTGGTCCACAACCATCCCAGCGGCGACCCAACCCCCAGCGCCGACGACATCGCCCTCACCCGCCAGGTGCGCGAAGCCGGCCGCCTGCTGGAGATCGAGGTGCTCGACCACCTGATCATCGGCCAGGGTCGCTACGTCTCGCTGAAAGAGCAGAAGTTGGCGTTTTAG
- a CDS encoding tetratricopeptide repeat protein, producing the protein MKRNAWLLGLAALVLAGAACNLQRVLDPSLPTSTLASSPPQEPSATPPPLTPVPTLTLEARIEAADQLYFFGDWEGALAEYERAFRQSEDPEWQAAARLGMARVYRQRGEFTRARDTLQALSLDYAGTPSAARAYYALGQVYQDLNNPLAAAEAYQQYMDASPGLLDSYVHERRGDLFYQAANYPAAIEAYQLAADSPRLGDPLNLQVKIGNMQLAAGDRAAAIVSYQAVFEATGNDYLRADLDLLIGRAYRDLGDTATAYERFQHAVNSYPLAFSSHAALVELVNAGQPVSEFQRGLVNYHAAVTTQAATCGASSQAAVELYILAIAAFDRYLQANPDTTDDSAAYYRALSLRAMGDYPAALQAWDRLINDYAYAANWVDAYRQKARTQWLCQQDYDGAIETLLTFVARTPSQPASAEFLFLAGQIAQNGGRLTRSVEIWPRVANEYPSSSHAYNAIYRAGISAYRLGNFVEAQGLFLRAFQSALSLEEEAQSQFWFGKALQAQGDADGARSAWTRAAAADPTGYYSERAADLLAGRAPFQPPANFSFDYDVEAERREAEAWLRTAFALPADTDLSVPGPLLSDPRFQRGTELWKLGEYELARAQFESLRQNLTTDAANSYRLANYLIDLGLYRTGIFAAREVLNMQSMSDAATLTSAPVYFNRLRFGAYYKDLVLAETAKEGLDPLFFYSMMRQESLFEGFVTSSAGAYGLMQIIPATADYLVGLTNWPPNFEYDDLYRPYVSIPLGAHYLAIQTNGYDGDMYAALAAYNAGPGNASYWQGLLDEDDPDLYLEVITFAETHNHIRSIYELYNIYRDLYSTP; encoded by the coding sequence ATGAAGCGCAATGCCTGGCTGCTGGGGCTGGCCGCGCTGGTGCTTGCCGGCGCCGCTTGCAACCTGCAACGGGTATTGGACCCCTCGCTGCCCACTTCCACCCTGGCCAGCAGCCCGCCCCAAGAACCCAGCGCCACTCCTCCGCCGCTCACCCCGGTGCCCACACTCACTCTTGAAGCGCGCATTGAAGCCGCCGACCAGCTGTACTTCTTCGGCGACTGGGAAGGCGCGCTGGCCGAATACGAACGCGCCTTCCGCCAGAGCGAAGACCCCGAGTGGCAGGCGGCAGCGCGGCTGGGCATGGCCCGCGTCTACCGCCAGCGCGGCGAGTTCACCCGCGCCCGCGACACGCTGCAAGCTCTCTCGCTCGACTATGCCGGCACGCCTTCGGCGGCGCGGGCCTATTACGCCCTGGGCCAGGTGTATCAAGACCTGAACAACCCACTGGCGGCGGCTGAGGCCTACCAGCAATATATGGACGCCAGCCCCGGGCTGCTCGACTCCTATGTACATGAACGCCGCGGCGACCTGTTCTACCAGGCGGCCAATTACCCGGCGGCGATCGAGGCTTACCAGCTGGCAGCGGACAGCCCGCGGCTGGGCGACCCGCTGAACCTGCAGGTCAAGATCGGCAATATGCAGCTGGCCGCCGGCGACAGGGCCGCCGCCATCGTCAGCTACCAGGCAGTCTTCGAGGCCACCGGCAATGATTACCTGCGGGCGGACCTGGACCTGCTGATCGGCCGGGCTTATCGCGACCTGGGCGACACGGCTACGGCCTACGAGCGCTTTCAGCACGCGGTCAACAGCTATCCGCTGGCCTTCTCCAGCCACGCGGCGCTGGTGGAGCTGGTCAACGCCGGCCAGCCGGTGAGCGAATTCCAGCGCGGCCTGGTAAATTACCACGCGGCGGTGACCACGCAGGCCGCCACCTGCGGAGCCAGTTCGCAGGCGGCGGTGGAGCTGTACATCCTGGCGATTGCGGCGTTTGACCGCTATTTGCAGGCCAACCCGGACACGACCGACGACTCAGCCGCCTACTACCGCGCCCTGTCCCTGCGCGCCATGGGCGATTATCCGGCGGCTTTGCAGGCCTGGGACCGCCTGATCAACGACTATGCCTATGCCGCCAATTGGGTGGATGCTTACCGCCAGAAGGCGCGCACGCAGTGGCTGTGCCAGCAAGACTATGACGGGGCGATCGAGACGCTGCTGACTTTTGTGGCGCGCACGCCCAGCCAGCCGGCTTCGGCGGAGTTCCTGTTCCTGGCCGGGCAGATCGCCCAGAATGGCGGGCGCCTGACGCGTTCTGTGGAGATCTGGCCTCGGGTGGCCAACGAATACCCTTCTTCCAGCCATGCCTATAACGCCATTTACCGGGCCGGCATCAGCGCGTATCGCTTGGGGAACTTTGTGGAGGCGCAGGGCCTGTTCCTGCGCGCGTTCCAGTCCGCGCTGAGCCTGGAAGAAGAGGCCCAGTCGCAGTTCTGGTTTGGCAAGGCCTTGCAGGCCCAGGGCGACGCAGACGGCGCGCGCAGCGCCTGGACCCGGGCGGCGGCAGCTGACCCGACCGGCTATTACAGCGAGCGCGCCGCAGACCTGCTGGCCGGCCGGGCGCCTTTCCAACCCCCAGCCAATTTCTCCTTCGACTACGATGTGGAAGCCGAACGGCGTGAGGCCGAAGCCTGGCTGCGCACGGCCTTCGCCCTGCCGGCGGATACCGACCTCAGCGTACCCGGCCCGCTGCTGAGCGACCCGCGCTTCCAGCGCGGTACCGAGCTGTGGAAACTGGGCGAGTACGAGCTGGCCCGCGCCCAGTTTGAGAGCCTGCGCCAGAACCTGACCACCGACGCGGCCAATTCCTACCGGCTGGCCAATTACCTGATCGACCTGGGGCTGTACCGCACCGGCATCTTCGCCGCCCGGGAAGTGCTGAACATGCAGAGCATGAGCGACGCGGCCACGCTGACCAGCGCGCCGGTCTACTTCAACCGCTTGCGCTTTGGGGCCTATTACAAAGACCTGGTGCTGGCGGAAACCGCCAAAGAGGGCCTGGACCCGCTGTTCTTCTACAGCATGATGCGCCAGGAGAGTTTATTCGAGGGTTTCGTCACTTCTTCGGCGGGCGCCTATGGGCTGATGCAGATCATCCCCGCCACGGCGGATTACCTGGTGGGCCTGACCAATTGGCCGCCGAACTTTGAGTACGACGACCTCTACCGGCCTTATGTCAGCATTCCGCTGGGGGCACATTACCTGG